The following proteins are co-located in the Triticum aestivum cultivar Chinese Spring chromosome 1A, IWGSC CS RefSeq v2.1, whole genome shotgun sequence genome:
- the LOC123125163 gene encoding uncharacterized protein, which translates to MCNRKRSGCRATSDEQRHEAGAGRGSGRKEPAGGRRSGGAAGGGRRETGRPRRRSSTASVARIGCGCCGAARTTHCKGIRRWRTWPWGQHEGRSGRRGRDGRREWRNGRRRGREVRRTGVARRPPATSVEATEGERSEAHDSPPHSGGAPPKIVMQGSAFVEEGIQQQLCMLAYSMDESEHGAATVLAGAGQPRRLLTSTFRNEGKIAYKGRTKYLWPGTTKKHRGVLVHKVGYVPSTLIPAKI; encoded by the exons ATGTGCAACAGAAAGCGGAGCGGCTGCAGGGCCACATCGGACGAGCAGCGGCACGAAGCAGGTGCAGGTCGCGGTTCTGGTCGGAAGGAGCCAGCAGGGGGGCGTAGGAGTGGTGGTGCGGCTGGCGGCGGGAGAAGGGAGACAGGGCGGCCCCGGAGGCGGAGCTCGACCGCGAGCGTGGCACGCATAGGCTGTGGGTGTTGTGGTGCAGCACGTACGACGCACTGCAAGGGGATCCGGCGGTGGCGCACATGGCCATGGGGGCAGCATGAGGGGCGCAGTGGGAGAAGAGGGAGAGATGGGAGAAGAGAATGGAGGaatgggaggaggagagggagagaggtgcggcGAACAGGCGTGGCTCGCCGGCCGCCGGCGACGTCTGTCGAGGCCACCGAAGGTGAGAGATCAGAAGCACACGACAGCCCTCCCCATAGCGGCGGCGCGCCTCCTAAGATCGTGATGCAAGGCTCAGCATTTGTCGAGGAGGGCATCCAGCAGCAGCTATGCATGCTCGCCTACAGTATGGATGAATCAG AGCATGGAGCGGCAACGGTCCTAGCAGGAGCAGGGCAGCCACGACGTCTCCTTACATCAACTTTCAGAAACGAAGGGAAGATAGCCTATAAAGGGAGGACAAAATATTTGTGGCCAGGGACGACCAAAAAGCACCGGGGTGTGCTGGTTCACAAGGTTGGATACGTGCCATCTACTTTGATTCCG GCTAAAATATAA